In Brevibacterium pigmentatum, the sequence GCTCTGGCTGCAGGGGGTCAACGTCGGCGGCCGGTTCGACGTCACGATCGGCGAGATCGACGTCGCCCCCGTCCAGGTGCAGGGGCCGAAGTCCGTCGACGTCATCGCCGATCTCGTCGGAGAGGAAGGACGCACACTGCCGAGCTACGGACTCATGGAAGCCCAGGTCGGCGGCCGCGACGTCATCATCTCCCAGACCGGATTCACCGGTGAGAAGGGCTACGAGATCTACCTCAGGGATGCGACGAAGTACGCCGAGGATATGTGGAACGCCGTGCTGGAAGCCGGTGCGCACTACAACCTCAAGGTCGTCGCTCCCAGCCACCACCGCAGGATCGCAGCCGGCATCCTCTCGTGGGGTCAGGACATGGACTTCGAGACGCTCCCGTTCCAGGTCAACCTGTCCTACCAGGTGCCGCGTAAGAAGGAAGCCGACTATATCGGCAAGGCCAGGCTCGAGGAGGTGCGTGGGCTGATCGAGGCCGGCACTCCGCCGTATCGCACGCAGCTGGTGGGTCTGCTGGTCGGCGGGAAGCCGATCACGGACTATGCCCCGGACTTCTGGCTCGTCTCCGCCACGGCCGATGGTGAGGCGGTCGGGTACGTGACCTCACCGTGGTATTCGCCGGAACTCGAAGCGAACATCGCTATGGCTCACGTGCCGGTCTCAGGAACCGAGCTCGGCACCGAGTACTGGGTGCATCTGCCGGAACCGTTCGCCGATACTCCCGGAGTCCCGGTGCGCGCCGAGGTGGTCGAGATGCCGTTCCGCCCGAGTGTGAACCCCAACCAGCGTGAGCGTCTGAAGATGCGCGGACTCGACGCCGCCGTCTGAGTCGACTCCCGCTCCTTAAGACCGAGCGCGGTCGCCGTTGCGCAAAGCCGGCGGCCGCGTTCGCATGGCAAGAGACGTACGCGCGGTCGGCGCGTTTGGTCGCCCGCGAGTGTTCGGGCGCAGCTCGGTCCGCAGAGCGTCGGCATCACGCACCGCAAGTGCCGAATCCTCCCGCTGGCAATGCCGGCACCCCTCACCCTTAGTGGCACCTCCTACATATAGCGAAGCACCCCTCACTCTCAGTGGCTCACCACCCCGTTGCAAAGGGGTGATGTGTCGCTGAAGGTGAGGGGTGCGAGCACTGGTGCGGTGTGCAGCTAACGGTGCGGAGTGCCGCTAGCGGTGAGGGATAGCTCCCGCGATCACTTGCCGCGGAGGGCCTTGACCTTTGCGAGGAGTTCGGTCTCGGCGTTCGGGCCGGCCTTGACGCCGCGCGGCAGCCGGAACATGAACACGACGCCGATGATCAGCCACACACCGAACATCGCCCACGACTGCCACGCGAGCTGGGCAGAGAACGGGGTGATCGGCAGGTAGAGGACGAACAGGATGAGCGTGAGCACGGCCGAGATGACACCGATGGTGAAACCGGAGTTGCCCTGGCCGCCGATGCGCAGCGGACGGTCCATCGCCGGTTCGCGCTTGCGCAGGACCAGGAACGCGACGCTGACGAGGAAGTAGGCGATGACGATCGCCGGCGAACCTGCGTCGACGATCCATCCCAAGGCCGCCGAACCGAGGAACGGTGCCAGGGCGGAGAGCGCTCCGATGAAGAGGATCGAGTTGACCGGGGTGCGGTAGCGCGGGTGCAGTTTGCCGAACCAGGCGGGGATCATTCCGGCCGTAGCCATCGCCCACATGAGGCGGGACGAGCCCATGAGGAAGGCGTTCCACGAAGTGATGATTCCGGCCAGACCGCCAGCGATGACGAGCTTGCCCCAGAACGCGGAATTGAACATGGCTGCCAGTGCGTCCGCGGTGACGAGATCGTGCGCGGCCAGTTCAGACGCGGGCATGGCCAGCGACGTCATCCAGATGATGATGACGTAGAAGGCGATAGCCATGAACACCGAGGCGACGACGACTTTGCCGATCTTCTTCGGCGGCAGGTTGATCTCCTCAGCGGACTGCGGGATGACGTCGAAGCCGACGAAGAGGAACGGCACGACCGCGACGACGGCGATGAAACCTGAACCTCCGCCGGTGAACAGCGGCTCGGCGTTGGCGGCTTCTCCGCCGACCAGTCCGCCGGCCAGGAGCATGAGGGCGACGATGATGAGGAAGGAGACGACGAAGGTCTGGACGAGGGACGCGACCTTGACACCGCGGATGTTGATCCAGGAGATGATGATCGCGGTGACCGTGCCGACGAGCGCCCAGGTGAGATACACATCGAAGTCGGCGATCGTCCACAGTTTGACGAACTCGAGGTTCGGGAAGAGGTAGAGAG encodes:
- a CDS encoding APC family permease encodes the protein MSQSQSTTTDRDHGFVKALGSIDALFIGFGAMIGFGWVVLTGEWLSGAGTMGAILAFVVGGIIMCFVGTVYSELVAAMPHAGGEHNYLIRAMGPQVSLFGSWAITGGYISVVMFEAVAVPKTALYLFPNLEFVKLWTIADFDVYLTWALVGTVTAIIISWINIRGVKVASLVQTFVVSFLIIVALMLLAGGLVGGEAANAEPLFTGGGSGFIAVVAVVPFLFVGFDVIPQSAEEINLPPKKIGKVVVASVFMAIAFYVIIIWMTSLAMPASELAAHDLVTADALAAMFNSAFWGKLVIAGGLAGIITSWNAFLMGSSRLMWAMATAGMIPAWFGKLHPRYRTPVNSILFIGALSALAPFLGSAALGWIVDAGSPAIVIAYFLVSVAFLVLRKREPAMDRPLRIGGQGNSGFTIGVISAVLTLILFVLYLPITPFSAQLAWQSWAMFGVWLIIGVVFMFRLPRGVKAGPNAETELLAKVKALRGK
- a CDS encoding glycine cleavage T C-terminal barrel domain-containing protein translates to MHNNVPTVDQSDRQVPINLRQSGPTPVEMLIDTRVRKSPYWELSMQQGCWRASIYNRMYHPRGYIPRDEGGMMAEYQSLVNDVTLWNVAVERQIQVKGPDAEAFVNFVITRDATKIPVMRARYVILCNEAGGILNDPILLRVGIDEFWFSLSDTDLMLWLQGVNVGGRFDVTIGEIDVAPVQVQGPKSVDVIADLVGEEGRTLPSYGLMEAQVGGRDVIISQTGFTGEKGYEIYLRDATKYAEDMWNAVLEAGAHYNLKVVAPSHHRRIAAGILSWGQDMDFETLPFQVNLSYQVPRKKEADYIGKARLEEVRGLIEAGTPPYRTQLVGLLVGGKPITDYAPDFWLVSATADGEAVGYVTSPWYSPELEANIAMAHVPVSGTELGTEYWVHLPEPFADTPGVPVRAEVVEMPFRPSVNPNQRERLKMRGLDAAV